AAACTTTCTCATTATCTCAAGTAAAAACTATAGTCGGAAATATAAATAAGTTTATCGTATTTAGTACACAATAGTGCAAAGTAAACGACgtggaaaacagtttttttttgcttaaaaagAGCGGAATTATCTATTAAATCTATTAAAACGGCTCGCTGGTGTGCTAGCGCCATTCGAGTTCAATAAAACTAACGTCGAAAAAAGCGTGAAGGGTGAAAACTGTTCGTGAGAGattttattcactcaaacagCTCACTATAGTGAGACAACATTCACGCTCACTTCTGCAAACGGCAACTGAAATGAACTTCTCAGTATGGGGACTGGAAGCTGTCATCAAGGCCGCTATAATGGGGAACTGTCGTGCTATAAATCGAGAGCAATATGGGGAAAAAACGGAATGCTGGCAATTGCAATCTGCCCGgttcttttttaaattcagCTGTTGTTTATCACTAGCAGAGCAAAACGTTATTTGCAACAAAAGGTCTTCAGTTAAACTAGGTTCACTCGAACAGCATCTGCAGTATGCTCTCTACTGCACATGGCATCCACCGCAAGTAGACGCCGAATGAAATGTGATCGATCATCGTTGTGCTGCCGTTATTGCAAGGATCCTTCGAACAGTTCTCAAGACTTGCAGTGCCATTAATTATTAAGGCAAGAAATATATTGCAGGAGAACGCCCGAAGCACTGACTACCGTAACCATGCATTGCCAAGTCCCAGTCGAATTGACAGATTTGATGTTTTGTCAGGAGAGATGCAAATGCATCCTTCTTCTGATGCATTTCTCGAATCTTGTTTTTAATACCACCCACAGCATGCTGCTTGAGATTACTTCTCCcttgaggaaaaaaagaatggaTTAACTTACATAAAAcgcgaaaacaacaaatgctGACAAACTGGGCATATTGTTTTGAGACAGAATGACAGACCCAACATAGGTCATATGTTTGTGAATGGATATTTACATCCTACCTCAACTCAAGCATTCACagttttttgcataatttccaAACGAAGAAAATCAAAGAAGCATTCACGTGACTCTATCTTTATCTCACAAACCAATGCAAATAGTATCCTTCGGATCAAAGAACAGTCGCCGTGTGGAGGCCGGACTTCTTAAAATGCACCTACATATGATTTATTCATGTAaacgaaataataattatattaacTTCCGCATTGGAGGACTCATACAGTTGACCATTACCGTTACTTCGCGGCTGCACGATCGACGATTGCTGCGTTCCCATTCAAGAAGGTagcaaatataaataataattaaactaATCCATCCTTGGCTCAATGCTGAAGTAACCAGCAGAAAACAAACGGATTGTGCCCCACCCTTTCAGCCCATCCCCTTCTGCTACCGACCCTTGACTTCCTATGACCCATAGGGTGGGGAAACTTTACAGTCAGGCGTCGGGGTAGTGGACGAGGAAGAGGAGGCGGAAGAAGACGACGGtgtcggcgaggacgacgacgacgatgacgaagtTTCCTGCTGCtcttgatgctgttgttgctgctggtgttgttgctgatcCCGAACCCGCCTCCGTTTGGCAAGCCGTTTCTTAGCAATCGACAAGTACTGCATGATTTCGCGCTTGGTAGTTTCGGCCGCCTCATCAGTCATGCGGCTTAGCACCAGTTCAAGATCGTCGAAGAATTCCGCATTTTCCGAGCGGAACTTTATGTCCTGCGTTAGCTTTTCGGCCATCGTCGTCAGGCAGTGGTACAGGATCATCTTTACCGTGCCGATCATCTGGGGCCGCGTGTACATATCTTGTATCATTCGCTTGAGATAGCTCTTGCCGCGTAGCTGTGGTTCCGTGTCGTCTTCTTCTGGGTGGAATATAACAGGGCAATTTAAATGAGttgtgtgcagcagcagcaaggatCAAACAAACCTTCATCGTCGGAAATAATGTCCAGCATGGACTGGCCGTCCGTTTCCTGCAGGAAGCATATCATCGCCTCGTCCGGACAGGTCGCGAGACAAAGCTTATCGATGAGCGTTTGAATCTGCGCCAACCGCACAGTTGTTTCCCAGATCTGGAATGTGTTGGTCGAGATGGTGCTGCGTTCGTACGCCTCGCTTGCGATCGGCCGATTGTTGGGCTCCATTACTTTTTACCAGACGCGCTCGTTATGCGCACAAATCActaccaaacaaacattcactaCGCGATAGCGACAAAAGCAAAGTGTTGGGATTGGTTTATAAATTTAGTTCGCCAAGTTTGACAGCTTTCATCCgagttatttctttttccttaTTACAACAGATCACAGGCGCTGGTTGTGCGTAAATTCTTCACCAACCAGCGACATTTTGAATGAAATCCTGTAACTCTGTTGCCACTACGCTGTCCTTTGGCACTACATACGCCGTATTAACACGTTCGTGAGTTGAAACACAGTCGGGATTAGCATAGAAACGAATGTCGCGGTTTACTTTGCACTGCTGCACTTCAACCAACCGACCCAAACTTACTGCACACATTTGACAGACTGCGTCTACGATTTGTAAACAATCTCTCACGTTCAACCCCTacgttttctctttcttcgcTCTCGCCTATCTGGGTGAAAATCTGCTGCCGTGGAAATGCCGAATAAAAACTTTTCGTTTAGTAAAATTTGCAagctttattttatcatttttccgcattcCTGCAATAATGTTAGCGTTATGAAGAAAATAGCCATTAGCTAAATAATGTTCTGTGCTTTAAGCAAATGATCGTGAGCCGACTTTCAACGGCTTTATTCCCATACTGCCTTCAGTTTCTAGACAAACGGTTTTAGTTCATCATGCAATAGAAGTTGAACTAGCATCCAACACCTCAGTTGTAACTCAGTTTTTCGATCTGTAGATCGGACGGTCCAAGACATAAttgatgcaaatgaaaatacGCGTGTTAGCTTTTTACCTCTACGTTCATACAATGGAAACAATATATATCAATGGAAAGCTTACATGAAGAGGCTAGCTCTTATAAAGATGTCTCAACTGCGCTGGGTACCTTTCTTTTGTATGTTTAGAAACCACCATTTAGAAACATATGTATCCACAGCAAAGATAGTCGTGTTTTTAACAACAGATTAGTGATATTACAAGAAATGAGAATGTTCTCCAACGAGAATAGATTTTAAACAtccaaacggaacgaaattCTTAACCTCCTCCATGTTAACAATCGACTTTATGTAAACGTAGAGCCCCGCCAGCCAGCAATTGCAAACTTATGGCGAACCTTGCAATCAACTATGTGATATCAATGCGCCTTTGTGAGAGAATGCGAAGAGCGTACTattttaactaatttatttatttatttaatctcTTACAGATACAGCTGATGTCGAACCCACCACATAAAGAGATTTTGAGTTGAGGGATTCATTAAAACAAGGATAAAAATCGGTCTCCTGATGCCGGTAACGAATCGTTGCAAGCTGGACGACAAAAACTTACTTCTTTTGTAGCGCGAAATATATTATCTAGCAGTAATCTATATATTATATAgtatatatacacacatatcaacaatgcaacaaaacGAATACGGTTCGAAGTTGATTGCGAATACTTCGGGCCGTCCTTCAACTGGCTCTTGTACTAAGCGGAGCAACAGAAAACAGTTTAACAGTATTGTACGGGACACACGCAGAAGTATGAATTGATGCTGTGCTGTAGATGATAGATCCACGTGATGTTGGATGGTTCCATGATAACGCCGTTAACTGCAACGATATGTTCTGGTGCATATCTCAGTGGAAGCATGGCTCCcctgtttgctgctgtgtgtTGAACACGATCTTGAGTGATGTACACAACGATGCTTTCAGCTCAACGTAGTTGATGAAGAACAGGCTGCTTCATCCACTCGGTCAACTGATCGTAGTCTTATGGAAGGGATGTTCGTGAGAAAGGATAATCTCGATCACTCGAGATAGACGGGATGTTTTCAAGAGTTGCTGGACAGGAGTAACATATAAAGGTTACAAGGAATTCACCCAGGATGGATAGTTTGGAATAAAGGAATTCGCCCCCAATAGCTGTGGCTAACAGTAAAAGCTCCGGTTCCTCGTTCTTCACCATAGTGGATGCGGTTATTGCGACCAATCGTATGGTGTGTTGTTGGATATCTTCGACTAGCATTGGCCATAACCTGAAAATATTGCCTGTCTTTCTGCACACGATGGCAATACGCATACGCACCAGCGATCGCAATACGCCTAAACACACAACACTGGTGCATGTCCTTGCTCCGTAATAACTATGGGTGGTAATTTCGTATGCGATATGATGTTTTCACCAGGTTTCCAGTTCTTAGTTGCAAACGATTATTTATGGTTGCGGTCAGTGAAACTTTCCCATATCACACGCTCTTACTGGCGCACTCTTTGTCACATCGTATTTTTCCGGTACTCTTCAGATGCAAACGCCTGCATGAGAGACACGGAACGGAAtaacgaaacggaagaaaaataaacaataagaGTTCCTTTGTGACGCACTGTCGTATTCGAAACACTATATTCACTAAGAAGACACTTTTGACTCAGGATGGTGCGACGGTGATGTTGTTTGTAGAGACTTTCAGTCTAACGACTTCATTACGACTGAGTTTGCTTCCTACTCAGGGAGTTTTCCGTAGAGCTCACCATGGTATAACAGAATAGATGCAAGATGTGTTAGTATAGAGCTTATGGTGTGGAATGTAGTGCTGGTGAAATTGCCCGTTTATGGCATTATTCAAAAGTAATCTACACCGGCATATTGTACAGGATATTGGATTTCTTGTCACTTCAGCTGTACGAGTGTTTTTGATTCTTTCACATAAAGGCAGCCACTTTTGCAGAACGATCTACTTAACGTATCGTCAAGCTATTGACTGTAGCAATGTCGTGCGCTTTCTAGTTTCGTGAAGATTGTTGTAGGGCCCTTGCAATTGAATAAGCAACAGCTATCGCATTGCATTCGTAGAATAATTTCTCCAGGCATAACGGCAACATAAGAAGAGAGCACATAATGGGACGATGTCggcaaaacattttccatccgaAGATTATTTTTACGCATCATTACGAGTTCTCGTTCGTTTCAGGATCACTGGAACCACCGTTACTCATCACTCGCACTCAGCCTCGAAGCACTGTGCTCACATATAATATGCACTAAACACAGATACAACCTCAAGGCGGCCAAATCTATTCAAAGTTCCTTCTGCTTTTGTGCAACAGATGCGAGTTTGCATTATAGAAAAGAGAAACAttctaaaacaaatttttctcctttctcGTTTTCACTTTCTGCGATCCGTAACGCTTTGAAGGAACCCATCTATGTCATGAAGGTGTGGTTAAGCACGATTCAAGGAAGACGGTGAAGACCAGACAGGCACGCAGTTTTGGACAAGTGCCGTAAACATGTTTTTCTCGTACTTTGGAAAACCATAGGATCCGGACGGTTTGTCGTCAACCTCGCACAGTCTAGTAACGAAATTAACTCATAAGCATGTATCATTGGAACGGAGTAAAAAGAGCGACTCCAGTTCCAGTAAGCAGAACTCGTTTGTTCCCATTGCTTATAGAGCGTTACTAGAAATTGGCCAGCACGTTCATGCATAACTTGCAGTCGATCACTTTTCTCATAGCACTTGTTACACTTTTGTAatccgctgcagcagcaaccgttGTAGCAGCACCAGCCAAATTCATCATCTCCGCCGTCGTATCCGCAGATCCCTCCGCTGGTGCTGGTTTGGCCGCGGGCACAGGTACAGTTGCCATGATAATTTCTAATGACTCTAACCACTCGCAACATTTTTGCTCGCTGTCGAAAGCCAACGTTTGGCTGACCATTTCCACCGGAATATTGGGACGATAACTAAACACAATTGAAATCGTTAAATGCATTATTTGGCTAAACGCTTTTATGAGAGGGAAATAAATGGTAAAACGactgaaaaaaatgttatgcaGATACATGGATGATGATCGTTCCACAACTTCCGCAGTTGTTACATAGCTCTTCCAATTGCGAAAAGGAATTCCGGTCCCCTGTCAAAAGCTGTATCACGCACGCCGCGATGATCACAAACCAGAAATCAGCTATTCCGTCAAGCAAGACAAAATCAAACCGAGGCAGCACCTGAAAATCTCACCCACACCATGTTTTCCTAATCCCGCTCCCCACCCCCCAATTCCCAGGATTCCCGTTTTTGCATACGTACGCTTTAATTATGGATTTGAGTGCTAGTTTGCGTTCACGCTCGATGAACCAATCAATTAAATAACCCGCCATCAATGGCGCTTCTCGATAGAGCTTGAAGAAAGTGCTATAATTACTCAACGCCCAAGCAGATCGAAGTCGGAGCGCGAACCCAACTATGTCACTCTCCTT
This Anopheles marshallii chromosome 3, idAnoMarsDA_429_01, whole genome shotgun sequence DNA region includes the following protein-coding sequences:
- the LOC128711462 gene encoding uncharacterized protein LOC128711462; translated protein: MEPNNRPIASEAYERSTISTNTFQIWETTVRLAQIQTLIDKLCLATCPDEAMICFLQETDGQSMLDIISDDEEEDDTEPQLRGKSYLKRMIQDMYTRPQMIGTVKMILYHCLTTMAEKLTQDIKFRSENAEFFDDLELVLSRMTDEAAETTKREIMQYLSIAKKRLAKRRRVRDQQQHQQQQQHQEQQETSSSSSSSSPTPSSSSASSSSSTTPTPDCKVSPPYGS